From the genome of Pseudoxanthomonas sp.:
AAAGCCCAGGTGCAGCAGCCAGTAGCTGCGGTCGCGCAGGGCGATGCGCAGTTGTTCGCGCAAAGTCAGATGGGCGATTTCCGCTGCCTGCACGATGCCGTCGGCAGGGTCGCCACGACGCGGCTTCACCAGCGGTGCGATCAGCGGCAAGGTGAGCAGCGAGGCAACCGCCAGGCCGAACATCGCCATCGACCAGCTCGCCACGCTGATGCCCAGCGTCACCAGCGGCGCGAACACGAACTGTCCCAGCGAGCCGCCCGCGTTGATCAGTCCCGAGGCGAACGAGCGCTTGTCGGCCGGGATGTGTCGCGCAGTGGCGCCGATCAGGATCGAGAAACTGCCTGCGCCTGCACCAGCGGCGGCCATCAGCCCCAGCGACAGCATCAGGCCCCATTCGCTGGTCATGAATGGCGTCAGCGCGCAGCCCGCCGCCATCAGCAAGCCGCCGAAGACCAGCACGCGGGTCGGCCCCTGGCGGTCGGCGATGGCCCCGAACACCGGCTGCACCGCGCCCCACACCAGCTGTCCGATCGCCAGGGCGAAACTGATCGAAGCGATGCCGATCCCGGTGCTGGCGCTGATCGGTTTGACGAACAGCCCGGTGGTCTGGCGCACGCCCATGGTCAACAGCAGTATCGACGAAGCCACGACCAGCAGCAGCCATGGCGTGCGTGCGCTCTGCGCGGTGGTGTTCATGCGGCCTCCTGCAGCGGGATGGCCTTGCCGAGGGTTTTGCCGCCCTTGGCGGTGAGCCGGATCAGGCGCTGGCGCGCGTCGCAGATCAGCCCCGCGCTGAGCAGCGGCTTGAGGGTGCGGGCCATGGTGCAGCGGTCCATGCCGGACGCGTCGGCCGGTTCGCCCAGGGCGTGCGTGCCCTTCTCGGCGCGGCGCAGGCGGAAGCAGGTGCAGTCGGCGTCCGACGTGCCTGGGGTGGACATGGTTGGGAGATCTGGCGACAGGGAGTGCGCATGATGCATGCAGATGCACACGACGATGCAGCCGTCATTGCAATGCCGGATTCCACCATCGGGCGATCTTCCCGATCCCCAGGCCAGGACAGTCGGTGGCGCCCCGGCGGGACGTCAGCCGTGGCGGCACCTGCGGTTGGAAACGAAAAAGGGCCGGATGACTGGGGAAGTCATCCGGCCCGTGATCCCATGCTGGCGCTCAGTGCGGCGACGGACGGAGAGTGCGCGCCGCCGCACTTGGGGTACGCCTTCCGGTCGGGATCAGAAGAACATGCGCACGCCAAAGGTCGCGTTGCGGCCGGGCAGCATCACGTCGTCCTTGAGGAACGAGGTGTGCACGCGCGCATCGCGGTTGAGCAGGTTGTTGCCATCCAGGAACACTTCCCACGAAGTCGCGCCCGCATCGATGTGGTAAGCCACGTGGCCGTCCACCATCGTGTAGCCCGCAGTCTCGGTTTCGTTGGCTGCGACCTTGTCCTGCTTCATGTAGCGGGTGGCGCCGATCGAGGCACGCCAGGCGCTGGCTTCCCAACGCAGCTGCCCGCCAAAGCGGCCCGGTGCGATGCGCGGCAGGTTGCCGCCATCGTTCAGGCGCGCACGCACAGTGTCGCCGAATACGTGCAGATCCCAGTCGCCGATGCTGTCGCTGTTGGCCAGGTGGAACGTGGCTTCACCTTCGAAGCCGTGGAAGGTCGCATCGCCCTGGGTCCACTGGCGGATCGGCAGGTACTCGTCTTCCTCGTCGAAGTACCACTGGTTGCCGGTGTCGGCGAGATAGATGAAGTTGTTGTAGCGGTTGTAGTAGGCCGAGACCTTGGCGTCCATCCAGTCGTTGCGGTAGGCCAGGCCCAGTTCGGCCTGGTTGGCCTTTTCCTTCTGCAGGTCGGTGCTGCCGATTTCGTAGGCCAGGGTGGCGATGTGCGGGCCATCGGCGAACAGCTCTTCCTCGGCCGGCGCGCGTTCGGCGTGGTCCAGGTTGGCGGTGATGCGCCAGTTGTCGTTGAGCTTGAAACCGAAGCTGGTGGACAGGCTCAGCGGCTTGAACTTCGGGGTCAGGCCGGTTTCGGTGTCGTATTTGATCTGGTCCGCGCGCGCACCCAGTTCGGTGGAAAACCGGCCCCACGCGTTCTGCGCCACGGCGAACAGGCCGATGGCCTTGGTTTCGGTGCGCGGCACGAAGGCTTCTTCGCCGATGGCCTGGAACGTGGAGTCGCTGCCCTGCACGCCGACCGCGGTCTTCCAGCCGTTGTCGGCGGCGAAGGTGGCTTCGACGCGGCCTTCGTTGGCGTTCTTCTTGAACACCGTGCCGACTTCGTCGCCTTCGAATTCGGTGTGCTCGTAGGTGGTATGGCCGAAGCTGTAGCGCAGGCCGCTGCCTTCGCCCCACGGAGCATTCAAGCCGCCCTTCACCTCGAAGCGGTCCTGGTGCATTTCCAGATGCACGCCGCGTTCGCCCGCGGCCAGGTCGCCCGGCTCGCCCGGATTGCCGTAGCTGTCGTTGAAGCGCGACACCGAGGCGCCGATGAAGCCCCAGTCACCGGCCAGCGAGGCGCCGAACGCACCGGACTTGTTGTCGATGAAGGTGTTGGCCTGCTTGCCCTGCGGGGTGTCGTAGTCCTTGGCGTTGCGGTACACGCCATCGGCATGGATCGACAGGCCGCCGTTGCCGGCGTCGAAGCGCGCCATGCTGGTCTGGCCGTCCTTGTCGCCGAAGTCCATGCGGGTTTCGGCGCGGCCGGTGATGCCCTGGATCGGCGTTTCGGCGATGCGGCCGTCGACCACGTTGACCGCGCCGCCGATGGCGCCGCTGCCGTAGAGCAGGGTGGACGGGCCCTTGAGCACTTCGATCTGGTCGGCCAGGAACGGTTCGATGGCAGGCGAATGGTCCTGGCTGACGGTGGAGACGTCGGCGCTGGACAGGCCGTCGGACATCACCGCCACGCGCGGGCCGTCCATGCCGCGGATGATCGGGCGGCCGACGCCGGGGCCGAAGTTGGACGACTGCACGCCCGGCATGCCGGCGACGGTCTCGCCCAGGCTGGCGGCGCGCACTTCATCGAGCTTCTCGCCGGACAGCACCTCGACCGGGCGGCTGAGCTGGTCGGCGGTGCTGCCGAACGGGCTGGAGGTCACCTTCACCGCGTCCAGGTCCTTGGCGTGCAGGCCGCTGCCCTGCGCGTGGCGCGAGTCGCTGGATGGATTGGTGGTGCTGGTGGTCGCTTCCTGTGCCTGCACGTTGAAGGCGCACAGTGCCAGGGTGAGGGCGGCGGCAAGCGGGGCGCGGGAAAGGGCGGCCGCACGGGCGGTGCGGGGGGCAGGTGACTTCATGGGTTGGAGCATCCGGAGGGGAGGGAGAGGCAAGGTTCAGCAAAACGTTATAATATATCCACGTCGAGTCAAGTCCCCTCCCGAAAGTCATACTTCGCCCATGTCCTCTCCTTTTCGTTCGTGGCTGGATCGCCTGGGTGCCACAGGCTCACTGGTCTGCGCCGTGCATTGCGCGGTCCTGCCGTTGCTGATCGCCTTGCTGCCGGCGCTGGGCCTGTCGGGCTGGCTGGGCGAAGGCTTCGAGCGGGTCTTCGTGGTGTTCGCATCGCTGCTGGGCGTGTTCAGCCTGGCCAGTGGCTACCGTCGTCACCGCGTACTGCGCGCGCTGGGCATGCTTGTCACGGGCCTGGTCGTGTTGTGGGTGGCCGTGCTCTATACGCCGCTGCATCACAGCGTGGTTCCGCATGCCATCGCGATGACGTTCGGCGGCACGCTGGTCGGGCTGGCCCATGTGTTGAACCTGCGTCTGAACCACGGCCACGTGCACGACGCCAGCTGCGCGCACTGACTGCTGTAGGTGCACCGGGCGGCTGTGATAGCCTCTCCGGCCCTGCGCGCTGGTGTCTTGCCGGCAGCGCACCCGCCATGATCGGCGGGCCACCAACATTCAGGAGTCAAGAAATGGGCAAGGGTGACCGCAAAACCGCCAAGGGCAAGCGCTACAACGCCAGCTACGGCAATTCGCGCAAGCACAATTCGGTCGTGGGCGTGACCGCGCCGGTGACCGCCAAGTCGGTGACCAAGGCGCCGGCCAAGAAGGCCGTGGCTAAGAAGGCCGTGGCCAAGGCTGGCTGATCCAGCCTGCCGACGCTGTAACGGTCCGACGCGGCGCCTCCAGGGCGCCGCGTTTTTTTATGGGCAATGCGCAGGCGGTGCTACAGGCGCTGGCCGACGTCGATCCGGTTGCCGTCCTGATCGGCGAATACGAAACCGCGTAGCCCGTAGTCGGCGTCGCGCAGCGACTTGATGATGCGGATGCCGGCCTGGTCGAGATGGTCATGCAGCGCGGTTGCATCGTCGACCAGCAGGTGCGCCAGGTTCTGGGTGCTGGGCTTGTGCGCGGGGTGCAGCGACAGATGCAGTTCGGCGGCATCTTTCTTCAGGATCACGAAG
Proteins encoded in this window:
- a CDS encoding MFS transporter, with the protein product MNTTAQSARTPWLLLVVASSILLLTMGVRQTTGLFVKPISASTGIGIASISFALAIGQLVWGAVQPVFGAIADRQGPTRVLVFGGLLMAAGCALTPFMTSEWGLMLSLGLMAAAGAGAGSFSILIGATARHIPADKRSFASGLINAGGSLGQFVFAPLVTLGISVASWSMAMFGLAVASLLTLPLIAPLVKPRRGDPADGIVQAAEIAHLTLREQLRIALRDRSYWLLHLGFFTCGVHIAFLVTHLPGEIALCGLSPTVAGTSIALIGLFNVAGSLSAGWLGQHMPMKYVLAGMYASRAVLIALYLMAPPTPMTFYLFAAALGFTWLATVPPTAGIIGKRFGPRYLGTLFGLTLLSHQIGGFFGAWLGGVALERSGSYMWMWYADMALALIAAVANLPIRERASEAQPAMA
- a CDS encoding MarR family winged helix-turn-helix transcriptional regulator, producing the protein MSTPGTSDADCTCFRLRRAEKGTHALGEPADASGMDRCTMARTLKPLLSAGLICDARQRLIRLTAKGGKTLGKAIPLQEAA
- a CDS encoding TonB-dependent receptor yields the protein MKSPAPRTARAAALSRAPLAAALTLALCAFNVQAQEATTSTTNPSSDSRHAQGSGLHAKDLDAVKVTSSPFGSTADQLSRPVEVLSGEKLDEVRAASLGETVAGMPGVQSSNFGPGVGRPIIRGMDGPRVAVMSDGLSSADVSTVSQDHSPAIEPFLADQIEVLKGPSTLLYGSGAIGGAVNVVDGRIAETPIQGITGRAETRMDFGDKDGQTSMARFDAGNGGLSIHADGVYRNAKDYDTPQGKQANTFIDNKSGAFGASLAGDWGFIGASVSRFNDSYGNPGEPGDLAAGERGVHLEMHQDRFEVKGGLNAPWGEGSGLRYSFGHTTYEHTEFEGDEVGTVFKKNANEGRVEATFAADNGWKTAVGVQGSDSTFQAIGEEAFVPRTETKAIGLFAVAQNAWGRFSTELGARADQIKYDTETGLTPKFKPLSLSTSFGFKLNDNWRITANLDHAERAPAEEELFADGPHIATLAYEIGSTDLQKEKANQAELGLAYRNDWMDAKVSAYYNRYNNFIYLADTGNQWYFDEEDEYLPIRQWTQGDATFHGFEGEATFHLANSDSIGDWDLHVFGDTVRARLNDGGNLPRIAPGRFGGQLRWEASAWRASIGATRYMKQDKVAANETETAGYTMVDGHVAYHIDAGATSWEVFLDGNNLLNRDARVHTSFLKDDVMLPGRNATFGVRMFF
- a CDS encoding MerC domain-containing protein, which encodes MSSPFRSWLDRLGATGSLVCAVHCAVLPLLIALLPALGLSGWLGEGFERVFVVFASLLGVFSLASGYRRHRVLRALGMLVTGLVVLWVAVLYTPLHHSVVPHAIAMTFGGTLVGLAHVLNLRLNHGHVHDASCAH
- a CDS encoding 30S ribosomal protein THX, coding for MGKGDRKTAKGKRYNASYGNSRKHNSVVGVTAPVTAKSVTKAPAKKAVAKKAVAKAG
- a CDS encoding VOC family protein encodes the protein MSVAIPSRPTLRFGRIAPTLPVTDIDRALAFYVDVLGFTKTFENGTPVGFVILKKDAAELHLSLHPAHKPSTQNLAHLLVDDATALHDHLDQAGIRIIKSLRDADYGLRGFVFADQDGNRIDVGQRL